AGTACCCAGAAGTGAGTGACCTCTCCATATGGGCGTTGTCACCCGAGAATCTGCAAAGACCTGAAGGGGACAAGGAGCTTGTTTACAGGCTGCTTAAAAGGAAGATAAAAGACCTCCTGCATAATCCAGGAATTTCCAAGGGGAAAATAAAGGTAAACATCGTCGGGTCGAGATTGGGGGAAATGCCGCAGGAAATAAGGGAGCTGGCACATGATATCGTTTCAAAGACAAAGAACCATAAAGGCAGGATGCTTAACATATGCATCGGATACGGGGGTAAGGAAGAAATACTCAACGCTGTGATGGCGGCATCGAAATGGCTCAGGAAGAACCCCGCGATAACAAATCTGCATGCGAATGTCTTCGAGAAGTTTTTGATGATACCCGAGCCCTTGGACATTGTGATCAGAACAGGTGGTAGGAAGAGGCTTTCAGGGTTCATGCTTTACCAAATTGAGTATGCAGAACTCTTTTTCATGGACACTTTGTGGCCAGACTTCACCCCAAGAGATCTTGATAACATAATGAAAGAATTCTTAAACAGGGAGAGGCGGGGCGGTTCGGCAAATAACCTCTGGGATTTGCAAACCAAAACGCAGATACTTGGAAAATATCTTTCTCCGTTCCTTATTAAAACAAATTTGTATAATTTTGATCATCCTCCATTAATTCCATTAAGAATTTAAATTAAATTTTGTTTTCATATCATACCTATGAAAAAAATAATAAATGAAGCTGGTGCCGAAAGAATAACCATCTGCTTGTAAAGCTTTAAGGTATATTTTGGAAGAAAATGGCTGTTTTTAATGATGTACCCAATCGCCTTCATTATGCTTAAGTGGGCTAGGCCGGAATTGAACCGGCGACCTTTGCCTCGTAAGGGCAACGTCATAACCCCTAGACCACTAGCCCGTTTCGTATTACCACCAGCCTGGCACAAGACCACTGGCTCACAGGTAGGCGACATCGTCACCCCCATGCCTGTTCTGCGGTAACAGGACATCAAGCCCTGATTTAAATGTTTTAAGGTCTATTTCACCGGAAAGCATCTTATCCAGCCATACCTTTGCCTTGTCATTAGGATTTAATGCATCAATGTCTGGCTGTCTCTGTGTGCTATTGAAGTAATCCTTTACCATTTTATCGGTTGTATGATCGTACCGCAGCGTCGTTTCAATCTTCCTGTGTCGTGCCTGCCTCTGAAGGATCTTGGGGTTTACATTCTGGTTGAAACCGTCTGTTATGACACTGGGTTTTATCAGATATGGATAGACGCTTCGTTTAAATCCTGCACGTGCAGCAATCCTTTTTGCGACCCTGTATACAAAATCGGAGTTCGGCGATGGTGCAAGTCCGTAATGGCTTCCTTTGTCTATTATCAGAAGTTTGTCTTTGTCTTCCTTCCGTTTCGGTGGTATCCTGCAACGCTTATATTCCTCGAAAGCGTTTATCATGTGTGGTGTCAGAATCACATGGTTGTTGCCAGTTTTAGTGTCATCGAGATAAAGTATCTGGTTTTTGCAGTCATGCAGGAAAATCATCAGCTTAAAGAATTCACTTGGTCGGAGTAAACCGTCTATCTGGTAGGTCACAACCAGTTTTTCCAAGGATGTATCGGCAGCATTTTTGTACTGTTCCAGTTCTTCATGACTCAATACCTGTTTGTTCACATATACTGAATTTGGCACGGATACACGCAGCTCCTTTCTGTGCAGAAAGTTGTCAACAAAGTTGTTTATGGAATTCAAACGGCCAACATTGCCATTGGTTTTGTAATGCTGCAGGCAAAATGCCTTGTATTCCTTGGTATCGTCAGGTATCAGTTCATCATAGCGTTTATGCCTAGTATCCCAGAGCCATTCCAGGAAATACTGGATGAATTTATAGTAGTTATCTCTGGTATTCTGCTTTGAATATTCCCGACGGAGATATTGCCTATATTTTTCTAATATCTCCTCGTTCATATTATATTACCTCTGTGAGAGCATCTCTCACTTGCGAATGCTTACTTATATTTTCTTTCTTTTCTTGGCTTTCACCTCCGCCTTGTTCAGGCAGAAAAGAGAATGAATATGAATTAATAATTTTTATGGCATTTTGCACACAATACTGATCGATCATAACTTTTTGATAGACACCCTGTATTTTCCTCATTTCATTCAGTTTATCCAGCTCCTCTGCACTCTGCAGGATAATTTCATCGATATGATCCTCAATGTAATTAACAAGCTCAAACACAGCTCTTTTTTCGATTTTCCGATCTGTAAGTTGTCGCATCCGTTTCCAGACCGGGTGACAGAACATCATTTTGTTTGAGTTTTTCACAAAAATAGAAAAGCCCACTGTTTATATATACCATTAAGGATATATTCTAAAAAAATGGTACGGATTAAAAATTAAAAAAGGGTACTTATGGGATTATTAAATAAGAAATTACCAATAGAAAAAGGCGTGCCGGGAAAAATATACCTGCTGGCATATAGATAGCCAAGAAGCAAATATGAAATATCAAAAATTCTTTACGGCGATCCGAATCGAAAAAATGTAAAAAAATTATACCAAAACTCGCAGAAGAAGGATATTTGCTGCCGGTGGAAAAAAGGGAATGGCCAGATACGAGGTGGATTTCGAATACTGAGCCAATACTCGCAGTAATACGGCAAACGAAAGGTGGCACACTTACAGATGATGAAATAAAACGCTTAAATGATATCATATCATCGGATGCATTCAGACAAGTCATAGAAAATATTGTCTTAGAAAGAATTCGAAAAAAGGGAATAAACGGGTTGGAGGCTGTTTTAGCTTCACTTGATCTCTGCTTAATAATGGCGGAGTATATCAGAGATAAGGATAGGAGAGGGAAAATAATACATGATGAGGAACTCGAAAAAGATAAGGAGACATTCCTAAAGACGCATAAGAGAGCAGTAAAAAGCATGAAATCCATGCCACCGGGAATGAAAAAAAGTGCCATCCCCCTTGGAGATATGTTCTACGATCTCGGCGATGTGGAAAAAATGCCAGATGAACTCATAGAAAAGGTCAAGGGTGTAAGTAAAACCGGAGCAGGATTTATTAGAGGGATGGAAGGTGCAAAAGTTCTTCTCAACATTGCAGAAGAAGTAGAAGAAAAGTATGGTGTGGATAAAATTAAGAAAGAATGAGAGAAAACTTAAAGGGATCAGCAAACTCGGGAAAGATACTGGAAAGTGAAAGAATGAAAAAATTAGAAAAATAGAAAATTAATTAATATAAAAAAGTTATATAGCTACAATTAGTTAAGATATGCTAAAGGTGAAATTATGAATGATAAAATACTGGACATAGATGGTGTGAAATATAATTTATGGATTCCTAAAAACGAGGAAAAAGAATTTGAGCCGATTGTTATAGCGCATATGAAAGATATTTTTGGGGAAGGGGCGTTGTTCTTCAATATAAAAAAGAAGATTATGTCGATAGCTGGTGAAAAAAGCATACCTGATGGCTATCTGATAGATTTTGATAAAAATGAGTTTTATGTCATAGAAATTGAATTATCAACACATCCAGAATATGACCACATCAATAAACAAGTTGGAAAATTCATTAAAGCACTAAAAAATTATAGAACTCGTCAACAGATTGCCAGTGTTTTAAAGGAAAATGTTGAAAGAGATATAGTAAGAAGAAAATTTGTCACAGATAAGATTGGTAAAAAAGATACTTATCAATATTTTTTGGAGAATATTCTTGAAGAAGCACAAAATCAAAAGTTTCAGGTTGTTATTATTATTGATAAAAGAACAGATAGGATTATGGAGGCTTGTGAGATACTGACTCCAAAACCAAAGATTTTAGAGTTTGAGATGTATCAAAGAGAAGATGCTCCCAGTGTTTGTGCCCATTTATTTGAACCCTTCTATAAAGTCGGAATTAAAGAATATGTCAAAGCAGAGAAAAAAGAAAAGAGAGCGAGAAAAGGTGAAATAGCACCAGAGAAAGCATATTATATCCCTATTTTAGAATCATTAATAGAACTCGGTGGCAGTGGAAAAATGAAAGATGTTGAGGATAAAGTAAAGGGGAAAATGAGGCATATATTAACTAAAAAGGATTATGAAACATTGTCTAACGGCAAGACTATTCGATGGAGAAATAGGGCAGAGTGGGCACGAAATGATTTAGTGAGTAAATTTGGGTATCTAAAGAGGGATTCTCCACGGGGTATATGGGAAATCTCGGAGAAAGGAGAAAGGTATTACAAGGAAAATAAAGAGGAATAGAAGAGAGAATATATGTAAAAATAAATAGAAAGTACGAAAATTTCTTTACATAAGCTTAGGGAGTACTTTTTAACTCATATATGGTTCCTGTGAGCTGGTGCGGGCACAGCAACTTGAATTAATAAAAAATCAAAAGGATTAGCAAATTCGGGAAAAAATTCTATGAAATAAAACGGTTTATTGACACAAATGATGAATTAATAGAAGAGTACCTATCAAGAAAAGATGGGGAATAGAAACTGGATATAGATGCATCAATGATTTCAAGGGTCAAACTCATTCTTTATCTGATGCGGCCAGGTTATTTTTGTACCTTCAGGCCATCCTCCTGTACAACCTATGGATTCAAATAAACCTCCAATTCAAAGACGACCCCGGTAGAAAGAAATATTTCAGGGATGGAATACCCAAATCAACCATCAAATTCGTTATGGAAGAGTTGGCAAGGGACCGGCTAGAAGAATGGAAGGATAGCTCTGAAGTCTAACAAACGCTGAGTTCACATCTGCAATGAGTTAGAGTTGACCATCGTCTTTTTCCCTCCTGAGAACCAAAAACTCTGTTTTCTATCCCTCGTCTTCATCTATCTGAAAGCTTTGAAAGAGTAGATTGTTTCTCCTCACCGCCCGAGGAGAAACGATTATCCCACAAAATAAAGCTCATTCTTAGAGACTACAAGCGATATCCCTCGAAATATGCGATATATCTTATTTTATTTCTGATTCTTCTGTTCTCGAATGAAGAACAAAAATTCTTCCAAAAAATAGGACATGCGGGTATAAACATTTGAGAATTCAGTGGTCAATCCAAAAACATTAAGGAAAGAAACAATTGCTCTTTAACCGAAATTCATGACATTTACTATCAAATTGTGATCAATCTACTGATAAAGTTTTTGTATAGGTTTCTGTTGATAACGTGGGTGAGAAAATGAATTGTAAAAAATTAGGGACGACAATATGTGTAATAACGTTGGTAATTGGATCCGTGTTAATCAGCGGGTGTATAGAATCTGGGGAAAAAGAAGAGGAGGAGGAAGGAGGGGTCGCCGGAATCACTACCTACTCTGGAACGTGGTCGGGCACCTCACAAGGCAGCAGCGTGAGTGGCACCTTTGAACTCACCGTTGATTTCGATAATGGTACAGTGAGTGGATCAATCTCTGGCGATGCTGTAGCGACGGTGAGTGGCACTGCCACCGAATCAGGGTTGACTGCTAGTGGGACTGTAAGCGGTTATGGAGTGACGTGGTCAGGGACCTTTTCTTCAGATAAGTCCTCAGTTTCAGGAAACTGGGAGTACGATGTTTCGGGTATCGGATCTGGTACATGGAGCGGCACAGCAGATTAATAACTTTTGAAGGTGGAAAAATGAGCAAATTAAAAACGGTAGGTATTGGAGGTTTTTTTGTATTTTGTATTTTGCTGTTGGTGTTGCAATCCGGCAACATGTCAGCTGATGAAATAGCAAATCCGGTTGAAAACGCGTTTGTATCCTTGGGATGGAGTGATAATAGCCATAGCTATTCCAACGGAACTATCACCAATGCTACTGGCTATTACGAAATGAACGTTGCAGAAGGAAAAGTAAATGTTTCTGCAGGTTTTATGCAAATAAGAGGAAACGAAACGATAATGGTGGGAGATTATACCGGTGTTTTCAATGTTACTGGCATTCCATGTCTGTACTGGAAAAATATCACGTTGCCAGCTTTTCCAAACGATACTGCCACATTGGAGGGGCGTGTATATGACAATGTGAGTGAAAAACCACTTCAAGGGAATATAAGCGTTATATTTTCTGACGGTTACTTCTTTGGCATGAACTCGACTGATTGTAACGCCAGCGGTTTTTACGAGATCGATGTGCCTCCTTCGGATGTTATGATAATGGCATCCGCTACCGGCTATTATTCAGACTTCAACAATACAAACATAGGTGCAGGGACGACAACGATTGATTTCTATCTTATTCCTGCTCCGCCATCACCACCTGAAACAGCGGTGGTAAAAGGATATGTTACAAAGTCCAATCCCGGAGAGGCAATAGAAAACGCGAGTGTATCTATATACGGATTCGATGTTGCCTACTCTAACTCTACATTCACCGATGCCTTCGGATACTATCAGTTTAACACTCCCGCAGGAAATTTTTCGCTGAGTGCAACCGCAGAGAATCACTTTGATAACAACACAATACCTTCATTCCAGGTAAATGAAAGCGAGACAAAATGGGTGAATGTCTCGCTGGTGCCATTCCCGGCAGATAATGCATGGGTGGAAGGCTATATATATGATAATGATACTGCCTCGCCCATTCCAAATGCAGGTGTGGAAGTGCAGGGCAGCATAACCGTCAACATAATAATGACAGGTACCTTCACAAGAAACACTACAACAGATGGGAGTGGTTACTATAATGTTTCTGCTCCAGCAATTTTTGCAGAAGAAATGTATCCAGGATATTATATGAATTATTCTGAAATAGATTTAATAGAAGCATCCGCAGACGGATATTTTGATAACGCAAGCTACGATGGCATCATCGAGCCGGGCGACGTGATGGTCAGAGATGTCAACCTGACGCCCAAGCCACCCGAAACCTGCATAGTGAAAGGATACATCTCCCAGGGTGGAGTACCACCAGCCAATCAGCCACCGACGGTAAATATCACTTCCCCATCTGATGGTGCAACGGTGAATGAAATGGTAAGCATTCAAGGAACTGCATCAGATAGCGACGGCACCGTGCAGAACGTGGAGGTTAAGATTGATGAGGGTTCGTGGCAAACGGCGACAGGCACAACGAGCTGGAGTTACGACTGGGATACCACCACGATCAGCGACGGCAGCCATACAATCCACGCTCGGAGTTATGACGGCACTGATTACAGCACCATCGCTCAGGTGAACGTGACTGTGGATAACAATCAGCCACCGACTCCAGGAGCCACATTGTATGTCGGTGGCACGGGACCCAATAACTACACAAGTATTCAAGATGCTATAGATAATGCCAGTAGCGGGGATACCGTGTTTGTTTATAATGATTCCTCTCCATATAATGAAAACGTGGTGGTCAACAAATCCATCACGCTGATTGGAGAGGATAAAGAAACCACCATAATAGATGGAGGGGGAATCGATAATGCGGTCACCGTAACCCCGGACAACGTTACTATGCAAAGATTATCAGTAAAAAACGGAGGCGATGCAGGAATTCTCATCGATTATTATGTTTCGGGTGCTCATATTTCTGATTGTAACTTGTATGACAACTATAATGGAATAGAGTTGGATTGGGAATGCAGTGATAACTTCATTTCCAATAATTCTTTCTGGAACAACACCCATGGCATTGATATCTGGTATAGTACCGGCAATACCTTCCGCAACAACACCGTTACGGTCAATGNNNNNNNNNNNNNNNNNNNNNNNNNNNNNNNNNNNNNNNNNNNNNNNNNNNNNNNNNNNNNNNNNNNNNNNNNNNNNNNNNNNNNNNNNNNNNNNNNNNNCCTGGTGAACAATTGCACCTCCTATAACAATAGTGATGCAGGCATTCGTCTTGATGAATATGCCACTGGTGTGCACATCTCTTATTGTAACCTGTATGACAACTATGAAGGCATAGAGTTGGATTGGTGTAGTAACAACAATTCCATTTTTAATAACACTATATGGAGCAATGAATATGGAATTAATGTTGATGCTTTATGCAACGGTAACCTCATCTATAACAACTACTTCAACAACACCAATAATGCCCATAATTCTGGGCAAAATATCTGGAACATCTCCAAGCAAGCGGGCATCAACATTGTTGGTGGGCCCTACCTCGGCGGCAATTACTGGCATGACTACACTGGTATTGACACCGACGGTGACAAGCTCGGTGACACGCTCCTTCCCTACAACTCATCGAGTGAAATAGCGGAAGGTGGCGACTGGCTGCCGCTTATCATGGTAACCATGAACGATACCTACCCTCCGGAGATATATGGCGTGGGCAACACTCCTGATTCTACCTACAGCGGCGGGTGGATCAACATATCCTGTAAGGCAGAAGACAACGTCGCCATGGATGACATCCGCGTGGTTATCAACGGTCCTGTCGGTATCAACCAGTCCATGAAGCATGTTACCGGTACCAACCGCTACTACTACAACGCAACATACACTGCTGAAGGAAATTACACATACCACATATGGGCGGAGGATGTCAACGGCAATACCGCTACGTCGTCCGCACAGGACTTCACCATAGGTCTCTTCGTCTCCAATCTTTTGCCGGCTGATGGCAGCATGCTGAGCTCCGGCACCGTGATTATCACCTGGGACACCAACGATAACAGCACCAGCGAGGTTTACCTGCGGAACGCTACGGCTCCATATACTTCATATTATGGCGCAAACGGGACCCACCATGTGATCACCATCTCCAATCTGTCGGCAGGCACCTATTATTACTACGTGCGGAGCACTGGCATATCCGGTACCGCTCAATCGGAAGAACGTTGTTTCACCGTCAAATCGGGCATCAGCTTTTCACAGAAAATCTACAATTTTACCATTCAAAGGAATTACAATCAGACACGGTACATCGAGATGATAAACCATGATTCCATTCCCCACCGGTTGCTTGTTACTTTGAAAAATCCCTATGATGACCTGATGACTAGCTTCGTTGGCAATGGTTCACAGGACAAAATCATCGCGTTGGCCGCAGGAGAACATCGGCTTGTTGCCCTGGCGATGCATGCCCAGGATGTCCTTCAACCAGATTACCGGCTGCACCTCAACGTGAGCAGTATGGCTACCAACCAGTCGAACGAGACCAGCCATGACTACGCTATCGCCAATATCCATATTTACGACGTTGATGTCAATTTCACCATAACGGAGACAGGTACTAACCCGTATACGCTGGCCAAGACGTTCACCGTCCACAATTATGGTGACTCTCTCACGGACTTCACGGTATGGCCCGGCACAAACCTGGAAGGAAAAGTGACTTTCAACCCGCTGGTTCATCATACCATGCTGGGCAATGGCAGCACTTTGGAATTTGAGGTAATACCAGTTCTCTCTCTTGGCTTCACCGAGCTGAATGGCACACTCCATGCTGGGGCGTATACTACCACAGTCAATGTATCCGTCAATTTTACGGTGCCGGAGGGATATACAGTGTTCCTCGGCGATGCCGACTACTCTACGTCAGGCTCATCAACCGGTTCTTACTGCACCAACAAGGTATCCTGGGGCGAACCTCTGCCGCTGCCGCCTGGCCCCGATGACCCGAGTCCGCCCCCGGACCCACCTGAACCTCTCGACGGGGACTCACATCTGCAGCAATTTCAAAATGAACTGTTTAGCAGAGTCCGAAACCTAGGCCCCGAAGATCTCAAAATACAGCCACCCCAAGCGATTTGTGGTGTAAGGGGTTCTACCATTCGACCCAGCGTGGCTCAGTATCTACCCAATCTTGCCACCGACAATCTGCTCCATGCGCCATTCTTCTATGTCAATAATACATTCCACGTAGTGTGGCAGACCACACCAGGCGAGCATACCGACATGTACTACCTGCAGTTGCATCCCGGGGAGGACATCGAAATCGTGCATAATCTCTCCCACTCTCCTGTAGACTCAAGGTGGCCTATGATAGCAGGCTATGCGGACCAGTTATATGTTGCGTGGGTGGAAAACGAAACCGGCCACTCCCAAGTCTATTTCTCGCGCAGCACGAATAACGGTGTCAACTGGAGTCAGCCCATGTGTATCACCCCTGCCTCCTCGGGAGTGGACGACCCCTTCCTCGCCGTGGATTCCACCGGCGTCATCCATCTCGTCTGGGAGGACTTCAGGTACGGGGACAGCGAGATATATTACGCCAACAGCACCGACAGCGGCCAGTCATGGAACGCTGAGCACCGATTGACCACTGCTACTGAAAACTCGGAATATCCGTCGCTCGCCATCGACTCCAATGATAACCTTCACCTGGTCTGGGAGGACTATCGGAATGGCTATGGCCAGATATTCTACGCTCAAAGTACCGACAGCGGCGATTCCTGGAGCTCCGGGCAAGCCGTATCTCCATCTGGCAGCAATGCTGGAGAACCCTCCATCACCGTGACTCAAGACGATAGAGTCCACGTGGTATGGCGGGACAACAGACACGGCGAAAGCGAAATATATTACCGCTACAGCATTGACGGGGGAAGCACCTGGGAAACGGAATTCAGGCTGTCCCAGGATATCTATTATTCCGAATATCCGGTCATCATGTCGGGAAGGAACAACACACTTCGGGTTCTCTGGCACGACAACAGAACCGGCGATGACCTGCTCTACTACCGGGACGGTAACGACTGGCTGGAAATGCGCCGGCTCCCCCGGGGCTATTTCAACGTCATGGACGTATACTTAGAGATGGATTTTGCCTTACAACAACCAGCCGAAATCTATCCTCCCCATAGCGTCCAAATTTCGGTGGAGGGGCACCCTGTGGCTTTTCTAAATGACACCGTCCCACAGGGCACGTACCTCTTCGAGGTGGACCCCACCTATACTAACTACAGCCATACAACCGTCGATATAGGGATGCAGGTAATGGGTTTACCCCAGGGAAACTACATTGTCTCTGCCAACAAAACGCTCATATTCCATCTCAGCTATGTGGATATGCCTGTGGTGGCTCTCAACCAGAGCCGTGCAGACAGCATCGTTAAATCACTGTCCACCGGCGTGTGGCAAGGAGTGGACCCGGCAGTATATGTCAATGATATCGCAATCTCTAATACCACGCCCAATGAGGGTGAGGAGGTTGCCATCAATGCCACTGTCAGAAACCTGGGCAAAGATAATGTAGACAATGTCACCGTACAGTTTTTTGATAACGATCCAGAGAAAGGCGGTATACCTATTGGCTCCCAAACGGTAATTTCATCCATAGCGTCCTATGGCAATAAAACTATCAATGCAACTTGGACATCCCAGCAGGGGTATCACAAGATATATGTGCTCGTGGACAGAAACGACAGTATTGACGAAGTTAATGAACATAACAACCAAGCGTTCCGGTCTGTTGCTGTCTATTCCACCCGTCCTCCCTCTGGAAATCTCACCATAAATGAAGGAGACACCAACACCTCCGCCCGCACCTGCAACATCTCATTCCAAATAGACGCAGATAATCTCCTCTCATTCTACCGTCTCTCCAACGACAACAGCAGTTGGACTGACTGGATGCCTTACTCCCAGTATGCGGTGTGGACGTTAGCCACCGGTTATGGTATGAAAACCGTCTACGGACAGGTGAAGGACGAAGCGGATCTCACCTCACCAATTATGTCCGACACCATCGAGCTCATCTTCATTGATGAAACACCACCTGCAACAACCATGCAGACGGGCAGCCCCAGCTACGGGAACATCGTTACCTCCACCACGCCGGTATATCTCAACGCCACCGATGACTTGGCAGGCGTCAATACTACCTACTACCGCATATGGAATGGAAGCTGGACTGGCTGGCTCAATTATACGGGCTCATTCACCATTAGCGGCGAAGGCGTTCATTATGTTGAATATTACAGCGTTGATAACTCCAGTAACACCGAAGAGACACATAATCAAACGTTGCAAGTGGATGAGACGCCGCCCACGGTAACTATGGAACGTGTTGGCCCCACCTATGGAGACTTCATTTCCTCCACCACGACATTTTTCCTTAACGCTAGTGATGTAGGCACTGCCTCCTTCACTATCTACTGGCGGATATGGAACGACACTGGCGTGTACGACCACGGCCAGTCCGCTATTAACGTCACGCTCTCTATCAACCAATCCTGCAACCACACCCTGGGTTACTGGATAGAGGACCCGCTGGGCAACCGCCAGCCTTCAGTTGGCTACCACAACACCACCTATGCCGTGGACCACACTCCACCGATATCGACGATAGAAAATGGCCAGCCCAGCCACCAGAACAACAGCACGCTCTATGTTACCACTGCCACCCCTATCTACATAAATGCCACCGACTCAGGATGCCGGGGGGGAACTGGAATAGAAGCAGTATATTATCAGCTCCATAATGGAAGTATCCAGGAAGTGACCGGTAGCGCTACTACTTTCACTCTTCTCAACGCCACAGACGGGTGCCATACGATCACCTACTGGGCTGTAGACAAGGTGGGAAACGAGGAAGGACATGAGACATGGACAGTGTATGTGGACAATACTCCTCCGGACACTGCTAGAGAAATGACTGGTCTAGAAGGTTCACACGGATGGTATCGTAGCACGGTCACCGTATGGCTGAACGCCAGCGATGGTGGCTGCGGCACTGAAACCATATACTACCAGAGAGGCGGCATGCAGGAACACAATAACAGTACCCTAGAGCTTGAGTTTACTGAGGATGGTG
The Candidatus Thermoplasmatota archaeon genome window above contains:
- a CDS encoding tyrosine-type recombinase/integrase — encoded protein: MNEEILEKYRQYLRREYSKQNTRDNYYKFIQYFLEWLWDTRHKRYDELIPDDTKEYKAFCLQHYKTNGNVGRLNSINNFVDNFLHRKELRVSVPNSVYVNKQVLSHEELEQYKNAADTSLEKLVVTYQIDGLLRPSEFFKLMIFLHDCKNQILYLDDTKTGNNHVILTPHMINAFEEYKRCRIPPKRKEDKDKLLIIDKGSHYGLAPSPNSDFVYRVAKRIAARAGFKRSVYPYLIKPSVITDGFNQNVNPKILQRQARHRKIETTLRYDHTTDKMVKDYFNSTQRQPDIDALNPNDKAKVWLDKMLSGEIDLKTFKSGLDVLLPQNRHGGDDVAYL
- a CDS encoding carboxypeptidase regulatory-like domain-containing protein; this translates as MSKLKTVGIGGFFVFCILLLVLQSGNMSADEIANPVENAFVSLGWSDNSHSYSNGTITNATGYYEMNVAEGKVNVSAGFMQIRGNETIMVGDYTGVFNVTGIPCLYWKNITLPAFPNDTATLEGRVYDNVSEKPLQGNISVIFSDGYFFGMNSTDCNASGFYEIDVPPSDVMIMASATGYYSDFNNTNIGAGTTTIDFYLIPAPPSPPETAVVKGYVTKSNPGEAIENASVSIYGFDVAYSNSTFTDAFGYYQFNTPAGNFSLSATAENHFDNNTIPSFQVNESETKWVNVSLVPFPADNAWVEGYIYDNDTASPIPNAGVEVQGSITVNIIMTGTFTRNTTTDGSGYYNVSAPAIFAEEMYPGYYMNYSEIDLIEASADGYFDNASYDGIIEPGDVMVRDVNLTPKPPETCIVKGYISQGGVPPANQPPTVNITSPSDGATVNEMVSIQGTASDSDGTVQNVEVKIDEGSWQTATGTTSWSYDWDTTTISDGSHTIHARSYDGTDYSTIAQVNVTVDNNQPPTPGATLYVGGTGPNNYTSIQDAIDNASSGDTVFVYNDSSPYNENVVVNKSITLIGEDKETTIIDGGGIDNAVTVTPDNVTMQRLSVKNGGDAGILIDYYVSGAHISDCNLYDNYNGIELDWECSDNFISNNSFWNNTHGIDIWYSTGNTFRNNTVTVN
- the uppS gene encoding polyprenyl diphosphate synthase, which codes for MIPEVKEMRIHLGIIPDGSRRWARINGIKDYDGRQSGEVIDKIVRCVFEKYPEVSDLSIWALSPENLQRPEGDKELVYRLLKRKIKDLLHNPGISKGKIKVNIVGSRLGEMPQEIRELAHDIVSKTKNHKGRMLNICIGYGGKEEILNAVMAASKWLRKNPAITNLHANVFEKFLMIPEPLDIVIRTGGRKRLSGFMLYQIEYAELFFMDTLWPDFTPRDLDNIMKEFLNRERRGGSANNLWDLQTKTQILGKYLSPFLIKTNLYNFDHPPLIPLRI
- a CDS encoding winged helix-turn-helix domain-containing protein — protein: MNDKILDIDGVKYNLWIPKNEEKEFEPIVIAHMKDIFGEGALFFNIKKKIMSIAGEKSIPDGYLIDFDKNEFYVIEIELSTHPEYDHINKQVGKFIKALKNYRTRQQIASVLKENVERDIVRRKFVTDKIGKKDTYQYFLENILEEAQNQKFQVVIIIDKRTDRIMEACEILTPKPKILEFEMYQREDAPSVCAHLFEPFYKVGIKEYVKAEKKEKRARKGEIAPEKAYYIPILESLIELGGSGKMKDVEDKVKGKMRHILTKKDYETLSNGKTIRWRNRAEWARNDLVSKFGYLKRDSPRGIWEISEKGERYYKENKEE